In Papaver somniferum cultivar HN1 chromosome 1, ASM357369v1, whole genome shotgun sequence, a genomic segment contains:
- the LOC113277797 gene encoding probable 2-oxoglutarate-dependent dioxygenase ANS has translation MDAKGVLSAAPQEQTAPLKYVQDLAINEELPQRYIQKDVNVNGKQVTADDSLSVPTIDVSRLTDSASIEEKEEEMEKLKSASISWGMFQAVGHAIPKSLLDDIYNISKQFFDLPLEEKQKYASSKVDEVFDLQGFGSDSIKETNADQILDWSDYLNLVNEPIADRNLQYWPGDASLLNFRSTLDEYSVQTRSLFEIIIKSMAKSLGLEENAFFDQLGDPQIVYTTFNFYPPCPRPDLVYGLKAHTDGGAITILLPDPEVRGLQVQKNDQWVSVPCVPGALLVNIGDSLQVMSNGIFKSPWHRAVTNSERTRISLGNFYFPHHDREIEPVASLIDYSNPRKYDKVKMKDFLAVYYKNYSEGKPGYDWNSL, from the exons ATGGATGCCAAGGGGGTTCTATCAGCTGCACCGCAAGAACAGACAGCACCGTTGAAGTACGTCCAAGACCTAGCAATCAATGAAGAACTACCACAAAGATATATCCAGAAAGATGTTAATGTTAATGGAAAGCAAGTAACTGCAGATGATTCTTTATCAGTTCCGACAATTGATGTTAGTCGTTTAACAGATAGTGCATCCatcgaagagaaagaagaagagatggagaagctAAAATCTGCTTCGATTTCATGGGGAATGTTTCAG GCAGTAGGGCATGCTATTCCGAAAAGTCTACTCGATGATATCTATAATATTTCCAAGCAGTTCTTTGATCTTCCTTTAGAAGAGAAACAAAAGTACGCGTCATCCAAAGTGGACGAGGTATTTGACTTGCAGGGATTTGGGAGCGATTCCATTAAAGAAACTAATGCTGATCAGATTCTTGACTGGTCCGACTATCTAAACCTCGTAAACGAACCAATAGCAGACCGTAACCTCCAGTACTGGCCTGGTGATGCTTCTCTATTGAATTTCAG GAGCACATTGGATGAATACAGCGTTCAAACGAGATCACTGTTTGAAATCATTATAAAGTCCATGGCCAAATCACTAGGATTAGAGGAGAATGCCTTCTTCGACCAGCTGGGTGATCCACAAATAGTGTATACAACGTTTAACTTCTATCCTCCTTGTCCTAGACCAGATCTTGTTTACGGCTTAAAAGCTCATACAGACGGTGGAGCAATAACTATTCTTCTGCCAGACCCTGAAGTACGAGGTCTTCAAGTTCAGAAAAATGATCAATGGGTTAGTGTTCCATGTGTGCCTGGAGCTCTTCTTGTCAACATTGGGGATTCATTGCAGGTAATGAGTAATGGAATATTCAAGAGCCCATGGCACAGGGCAGTAACAAATTCAGAACGGACCCGAATTTCTTTGGGTAATTTTTATTTCCCACATCACGATAGAGAAATCGAACCTGTCGCTTCGTTAATTGACTACAGTAATCCTAGAAAGTATGACAAGGTAAAGATGAAAGATTTTCTTGCAGTTTACTACAAAAATTATTCGGAAGGAAAGCCTGGGTATGACTGGAACAGCCTCTAA
- the LOC113355159 gene encoding uncharacterized protein LOC113355159, which translates to MTAKDTSSYQDGTQQESQQGIQPSAPQSEPVQQGVQPTAPQSKPVQEGVQPSAPQSETEIQLESPEDRVLKVRQPSRAQEEGEAEKKNHPRKKAKHLVPQELKYYSDPIRILKPTAAPTKMLDSHFKDECERFKTIIANSGLDDAAENSMLEHDRVAISAFVERLYPDTDTFHMPFGEMMITPDDILEILRLPVHGKGVRDEYTKQLEPDKLYSLTKDCFSWDEETSKLSSIDA; encoded by the exons ATGACTGCAAAAGACACTTCAAGTTATCAAGATGGAACTCAACAAGAAAGTCAACAAGGTATTCAACCATCTGCCCCTCAATCAGAACCAGTTCAACAAGGTGTTCAACCAACTGCCCCTCAATCAAAACcagttcaagaaggtgttcaaccaagtGCTCCACAATCAGAAACTGAAATTCAACTAGAATCACCGGAAGATAGAGTACTAAAAGTAAGACAACCTAGCCGTGcgcaagaagaaggagaagccgaaAAGAAAAATCATCCTCGAAAGAAAGCGAAACACCTTGTCCCACAAGAACTGAAG TATTATTCTGATCCGATTCGTATACTCAAACCCACCGCCGCACCAACTAAAATGCTGGATTCGCATTTTAAggatgaatgtgaaaggttcaagacaattattGCAAATTCGGGGTTGGATGATGCTGCCGAGAACTCTATGTTGGAACATGACCGGGTGGCTATATCGGCGTTTGTGGAGAGACTTTATCCTGATACCGACACCTTCCATATGCCATTTGGGGAGATGATGATTACCCCAGATGATATATTGGAGATTCTTAGGCTCCCTGTTCATGGCAAAGGTGTCAGGGATGAGTACACAAAGCAGTTGGAACCGGAcaaactttattctctaactaaggATTGTTTTAGTTGGGATGAAGAAACATCAAAACTGAGTTCAATAGATGCATGA